The Drosophila sechellia strain sech25 chromosome 2R, ASM438219v1, whole genome shotgun sequence nucleotide sequence ACATGTGGATGATGCAGGTGACAGCGAAATTTTATTTCTCAGCCTTAATTCTGGTGGCGTGCTCAACAAGAAGGAGAATCGGCAAGCCAAGCGGCACAATGAACGATAGTGGAATGCCAGTCTGGCGAGGGTTCTGATGGGATCACGTCCAGCAGTGGCAGCAGAAGAAGTAAAAGTGTTTTCGGcattatatgtacatatgctcTGGGAGGGTAAACCTGTAAGCTGCATTTGCCAGTTGAGGTAGATGTACATCAACATACAAGCTTTACTGGTATCGACTCGTACGCTAAATAATGCTGTCTAAACATAGTGCATTCAACGGGTTTTATCCAATATATTGACTAAATCTTATTGTCGGACGATCACGATCATCATTTTTTCGTGTTTTATAGTTTTAGCCTCCGCACGCCCTGTGGGTGCTGTTCGTCACTATGTGGACGCTGCATTACTATGGAAGCTTATAATAGGGGCCGTACCAGTAAATGCAACAGCCGATTTGTGGTGCTAATGCATCCGTAAGAACTGCCGCGTTACTACTAACTTACCTCCATCTTCCGTGCACTCCCTTTATCTGGGTAAAGGGTATCTGATAATCGACTATAGTTTTATCTCTGGCAAATCGTGCGCAGACATGTTACTATAAATCCTACATGTGAGTATATGGAGGTTTCATGTTTGGTACTTGGATGACAGACTATGATTTGGCTCCCAATGCAAATAAACGAAAAGAACCTAATCCCTATATTTAACATATTCGGgccaatatatacatacaatataatatatgttAGCACCCATCTGATGATATTGTACAAACATCATAACATAGATTAAGCCTAAcgtataaatttaatttaaaaaactataaataaatacgaaaaaGAGTTCATTTATAGAAGTTGAACCTTCCATGTAACCGTCTAAATGTgtaaaataattcaaatttaaactgGAAACAAAAATGGGCTCTTCTCTAACTCTTTATGTATTGATTATTATCATAATCATAATTAATTCCATGGTATCATAAATTAATACCATCTTTTTGGAAAAAGGTAGTTTCGCTCAAGACGTTTGGTGAAATATTTGGGCttccataaaaataaaattgcttTGCATGCCAAAAGATCTTAGCTAATAAActcttaaaatttaaataataatcagaAGTACAAGAACCCATGGAGCGGGGGAGCGGGAATTTGTCAAAAGATTCATACACAGATATTCTTTGCACATTGAACTAATACGATTCGTTAGCGTTACCAGGCAATAGATATACGGCTTTCAAAGTGACTTAATTACTATTCGAACAAACCCACGCCCCCTCGATTTTCTCCCTTAACGCACTTCGCAGGGGAAGTCCTTAAAaataatgtgaacttaaaataaacaaaacatggcCTTATTTCGGTGGATGCGGCGATGCGCGTCCATTCACGGTTTGGCTTACCCGCGACCCCTCATAACAACTAGATTCAGTTTGATTCAGTTCATAATATGCACTAGCTGCTAGTGGAGCGCTGCCCCAATTCGACCGGGGGAAGTCATATTTGACATCTGCAGTATAAATCAACGGAGAATGTGGGAATGTGGGGGCAGGGTGAGTCGATGTGATTGATAATGCTCCGCAGCAACCGAAGCCGCCGGAATGAAGCGAAATGAAACATTACGGCGAAATGAATTGTGTACGACAAGACAAGGCGCCCCTGATACCCTCCAAATACGACCCCGCTTGTGCGGTTGCCAGCGGAGCGCGGCGGTCGCGCTGCTGGAATCTGGGGATCCGTCGCAGCAGTCGCAGCACTCGCAACTCGCGGATACAGACCACAAATCCAGAGGGCCTCGCAGCCAATCCCAGTAGCGGGCTGCAACCGCGACTCCCGATATGACGACGGCTATTTTGAAATATGGAGCGGTAATAAATGTCACAAGAATCATTTGAGAGGAAATACGAGTGACGAGCGTGACTTGCATACGATTTATGCCTTTTGAGCACAGGCGTTCGTTCGCTCATGAATGGGAAAATTATTTGGATACCTATTACAGGTGTTGCCCTTGCCGCCGCTTTGCCGCTGCCTGCCGATTTACCGTTCGCTGCCGGACTGGCAAGCCCACAGAAGGTCTTGCAATCAAACAATAGAAGACTCCCTCTGGGTGCTGAGTTTTTGGGTAAGTGTAACCCATTTTTAAAATCTTCGCGCTGTTCATTCTAGGAGCTCGCGTGACAGCTGTGACGCGAGAAATCGCATGGCTGCAGTTTCCTACAGGAGCGACGTGGGCGAATGTAAAGCGTTCTGTGAAACCCACCCAGACTGGCAGTACCAGCGGAGCTCCACGTTCTTTCCGCGTCGGGAAATGCCGCGTCTAGCGGGGTGGAGGCGTGATCAGGTTAGCGAGCGTTCTTGGGAATGCAGTGGAGAGCAAACAGCAGAACACACGCAGGGCCACTCAGCCATCGGATAAGCGGACGTCCGGACGGCTGGACCGTTGGTATCTTCGTCGCGGTCCGCTTGCACTTGCGAATTCGCGATCGTATTTGCAGTCGCTCAGCCTTCGCACAGTGGAGCAAAAGAATGACGGGGTTGGGATCTTAAGGCAGCCGCGTGCATTAAAACTCTTCTCGCGTGTTGTGCAATCATTTTCTGGCCAATGTCTTGGCATGCAGTCTCGGCGTTATCTAATTCATCAGGCCCACTTCAGTACCCCACTTCGGATTGCTTCCCAAAGACTCCGTGGGCGAGGTTCAGCCACAGTTCCGTATGGTATAATAATTTCTCTCAATGAATGCCCCATCTCTGGATCCAAACGCTTGGTGACTTACCTATAATAATCGTTTTTGCAATAAATGTTGCCGTCACGTGAGTAGCATGAGGATTCCCGTTCCAGCGGCTGCCGACAGGCGTAGCACTGCAGGCAACTTGCATGCCACCGTTTTTCCACAGCGGAGAGGTAGAAGCGATCCTAGGAACAGAGGATAGAGTATTTTGTAAACGATAAGTATATATGCATAAACGTATTTTTATCGGCAAGTTGACCGAAAACTAAAGCACTTTTGCATATATATCAATATTTTTCGATGCTAAATATTTATACCCTTCCGGAAGATAATCCCCTGAAACGACTTATACAACTTTTATAGAACTATCTAAGAACCCAAACCAGTCAAGTGCCAGGTTTAATCAATTTATAATTGAGTTATAGAAGTGATACAACTTTTTTTATACTCTTTGGGCCTTCAGGCTTTCAATCACTGGTTTTCccttaatatttaaatacaaattcagAAATTGTCGTTTACAAACTCACCTGTATCTGACGTCCGCAGCCGGAGCAGTCGTCGAGGTTGCGCGTTATTTTGCTATCGCTTGTGGACTCGGGACTGCTGGGCGGTCCGAAGGGTTCGGTTTTAAATGATATGCCCGACGTCGTCTCGTCGCTGACCTCCGTGCAGTCTGTTCGACTGCGGCTGATGGAGAATTTGGCGGCAGAGTCCTCAAAGGTAGCACGATCGGCTGTTTCGTAGCTGGAGGATTGCACATGCCTTGAGTGGTGGTATTAGGGCGGAATTGCACTGCTTACCTTCTAAATGACTCGGTGCCGTAAGCGTTGCCAAATGGCTTTGTACTATGATCACAAATATCTGGACACGAGGATGAGGAGCACGCGCGGAACAATGGGTGATTGTTATTTGCACCTGCAGCACTGCCACATTGATTGCTCCCTTGATGTGCTACAGGTGGTGTTGGACTTTTCTCCCTTGCGCCGGGCCCAAGAAATCTTGCGCTCTGCTGCTATATTTTTTGAGAATATAAAAATCCGGGAAAAGTTATGGCTAAATTATGGATTTCTTTCAAGTGGGATTACTTTAAAAATGGCGAACAAAAAATGTTCTGtcaataaacaaattatgTATTTGGatcttaaaatataatatacaaGCATTTCCAAGAAAACACAATCCCGAGATAATGGCGTTTAAAGTTGCTTGTTATAGCCTAAAAAAGTGACAgtgcttataaaaataaattccttAACGAAaacaagagagagagagctctTCGAGGAGAGAGtttctcgactatcagataccctgCTATTAGAAGTGTGAAGGATAGATATACGAAAATTCGTTTGGCGTAGCTATGGTAATTTCCAGCGCTTATAAAACTATTAAAATATGCTGCGGTGTGGCAATATTTGGAGATTTTTTGGTTGTCATCGATtgaaattggcaagacaaatgaaatgagaatgaGGGAATCACTGACTGTTTAATCTCAACTATCTAGGTTTAGTCAAAGACACTAGtgtctagtgtctttggtttagTGTTGGGTTTCGTTCCGGACAGAGTTGCAAGCTGTCCGTTAAAAAAGAGACAGAtatgccaaaaaattaaaaaagagaCAACGTTTTTCAAACAAGTACGTACAAACAAGTAAGTACAATACCTTAGGAGTTTAACTTCAATTTATGTTCTTTACCGAAGTACGATGCGTAAGTTTTAAAAGGACAGGTCTCTCCGGCAAACGGACAAAACGGACGGGTGATACTGATCAAGCATTAgcgaattaaaaatattttacagcaaataaacaacaaaagagGATTAATGAGTCAATATTATAATTAGAACGTTTGCAATTTGACGTTTTTAAAAGGTAATTGCATTGTGTCTCAAGGGTCTTCTATATTTGGCGATTTTGCTGTTCTGAATGCATATTTTGTGGGATCGTATTAAAACGAAACCAACCTATTTTCGTTTCTGGAATTAATAATCTGATGGCTTGGCGCAATACAAGGGCCAACGAAATGGTTAGTCAGTACTTATATACTGGGTATTAATTATGGAATGTTATTGTTAAtgctgcattttaattttaatatagaCGACGGCAAATACAAAGAGAAACGCAAAGTtcctttcaattaaaatgaaacGACTTCTTCTCATTCCCAGAAAGCGCTGCGCGACATTTAAGAATCGTCAACATATGGGAAACACCCAGTGTCAGCCTAGTTGACTTTCCGACCGAATCCATCCAGCTCATCTCGCATCATCCTATCGCAACTCATCGCGAAGCTTTATTCATTGAAGAATACAGCAAAATCGCACACGTTGTGCCTTTGCCGTGTACTAAACCCGAAGTGTAGACATGGCGTCGCACTTTATTAGCAGAAGAGTATCCGTGAGGCACATGTTCCGCCCTATCTCCTCTCTTATCTCCGCGACGCGCTGTCAGAACGAATCGTCGATGCTCCAGTTTActtatttttgattaattaGTCGAAAATAGATTGCAAATGTGTGCCTACTTATCCCCAACTACCCTCTTTTGGGTTAAAAGGCTGACAGGTTTTCATGGTAAAAGAAATCTTCCCTTATTGCAATACACATTTTTTGCGCAATTTTTATGTTAGTGGCCTGGAAACATGTTTTACCTTAGGGGGAACATTAAGCTATATTTGTACAAAGTTTTCATGTCTATTTTGGATCTCCATTTTACGTTAAAATTTCGACTTACCCACTCGAATGCTTAGGCTAACTCATTGCATCATAGAAAACATACGAAAGTCGTTAAGGTTACCTTTCAGACgatttaaagtaaatatataaaaataataatttcagtCGGATGTTTGCAACCCAGGAAAGGAAACATTTCCAGGTGACTTTCAATCCAGACCAAAAATTAAGATGATTTTCATTTCTGCAAAGCATTGGCTTTGGTTTGTTCTAAAATTTTCACGTTTGTCAACCCTTTTTACTCTTCTAAGCTACTGTTTAAGACTTTTTGTAATGAAAATTAGTAATTATACCCCTTACTAGATTCTTTGAAAAGTATTCAATAGGTAGAAGGAAGcttttccgactatataaagtatatatgtatattctggATCAGGATCAATGAGTAAATCTATCCATATCCGTCAGTCCGCCCGTAcaaacgtcgagatctcaggaactataaaagctagaaggttgaaattgctcacacgcacactctctaaacagccacgcccacacttttgagaaatattttgatcattttttatatatttaatattcaaaaaaaCTCATATCGATTTGATAAAAACGCCAAACCTTTAAGaaattttttttggattaTATAAGTTGCTTTGCTAACTTATTGCGATATGCCGAAAACATTTGTACACGCCCACTCGTCACctaaaaaccgcccaaaactttTCCGCCTACAGCATTCCGCCTAGagcattaaaataaattttttccCCAATTTCTACCGATATTtctgaaaaatttaaaattcttgGTCCACTTAGACGAGTTGGATACGGGGTATAGTCTCCACTATAGcattttttcttatatttcatattttttaatcttgtaaatttgtaGTGAATttccaaaaactttttgccacgcccacccaacACCCACAAACCACCataaactgccacgcccacacttttggaAAATGTGTTGTGTTTTCTTTGTTATCTTGCTAATTTCTTCAGGTATACCAAAAAGAGTTTGCTCACGCCTTCAAACGGGGGAACTCGACTGttacgcccacacttttgaaaaatctgttgatattttttcatatatttgtaaagcgttgtaaatttatatcgatttgcaaaaaaccTTTTTGCACCGCCCACTTAAACGCTCTAAAGCCGCAAAACCGgtcacttttgaacaattttaaattattttctctatttattccccaatatctaaagatatcccagaaaaattaagctttcacactagctgagtaacgggtatctgatagtcggggagctcgactatagcattctctcttgtttttaaatGCGTTCAAAGACGTGGTTTCGAAGTAAGGCGATGCAAATGTTGTTTACCGCGAGGTGCTCTTTTCTTTTCATCCAAGTACTTCTGGGTCTTCCAAAACTGACCGactaaatttttattattttaaagggtatgctagattcgttgaaaagtatgtaacagttAGAAGACAGATTTTCCGAACCGCTgaatcttatttatttttcatcaGGACGAAATGAGCCGATCTGGCCACTTCCCCGCCCGTGTGACATCAAGATCTCAAGATCACCATAAACTAGTCAGTTTTGATTAGACATGCAGACTCTTATGACGTCCCTACGCTGCAGAAGCTTGTTTCAGAACGTTGTCATGCCCACTACACCGCCCACAAGCCGCTTAAATCTGTCCAgcatacatttttcaaaaatgttgtgcttatttttataagtcttttaaatttttatcgatttgccaaaaacaaaaaaaaataaattgttgatattttttcgtACTTTCATTAGTCTTCCCTATTTCCATCGGAATACCATATCAACATTTTGGCCTCGAACTTTCTGAAAACTGCCACGCCAacacttttgcaaaatgttttggtttcttataattttgttgtttaattCTATCGGAATGCCAAATAACAATGTAAAATTCTTGCTTGCAATCCCACTTGCcgagtaacggatatctgatagtcgagaaTCTGGACTCTTttgttaataatataatttccTCACAATTTCGGAAAATAGTGATATATTGTAGAACCAGGCTTTAATTACAAACGATAAACAATAGAGGAAGATAGAAATCTAAAATGTGACAGATAgacttatatatgtatatcggcagatatatatactttatggAGTCGAAAACGTTTTCatc carries:
- the LOC6619124 gene encoding protein apterous isoform X3 — encoded protein: MGVCTEERPVMHWQQSARFLGPGAREKSPTPPVAHQGSNQCGSAAGANNNHPLFRACSSSSCPDICDHSTKPFGNAYGTESFRSYETADRATFEDSAAKFSISRSRTDCTEVSDETTSGISFKTEPFGPPSSPESTSDSKITRNLDDCSGCGRQIQDRFYLSAVEKRWHASCLQCYACRQPLERESSCYSRDGNIYCKNDYYSSYTSRDLNGYTDITKSTSNGIFCISYEIRIQCLTNKDVIT